The uncultured Cohaesibacter sp. region GAACGGTTGAATATCACCCAGTCTGCCCTTTCCCGACAGGTCAAGGCGCTTGAAGATTATCTGGGTGTAAAACTTTTCGAGAAGTCTGGCCGTAATATACGCTTCACGCCGCAGGGCGAGGCACTGCTGGCCAAGATCAACAATGTTCTGGTGGCCGACAGGGAGCTTCGAACCTTTGCTGACGATCTCACCGAGGGGGAATCCGGCCTTCTCAAAATTGGCGCATGCTCGCAACTGATCGAACGCTATATGCCGAGCTTTCTGAAGAAATGGACCGAAGACAATCCCGACATCGAGATACGCCTTGAAGATGGCGGTGGACCGGAGCTGGCGAGCAAGCTGGTGGATGGTGTCTTCCACCTGACCATCAGCGCCGAACCGTCCGCTCCGATCGAGGTTTTGGAAAGCCGTCCTCTGGGGCAGCTCGGTTTTCTGGCGGTTGGTGGCGCGGAGTTTCTGGGCAATGAAGCCGATCTGATCGAAATTGAAGAGCTGCTCAGCCTGCCCATTCTCACGCTCAACAAGAAGCATGTCTCCCGTGAGGTGTTTGACGCAGCCTGTCGGGTGAGCGGAACTGTGCCGCGTGTGGTTTTGGAGAGCAATTCGCCCCACACGCTGCTGGCCATGTCTATTGGCGGCAATGGCGTTGCCGTTGTGCCATCATCTACCCAGCCGCAGGGGCCGAAGCTGCGCAGCCGCCCCATAGCGCTCAAGGGCGAACCGATTACTTTCGGCATTTGCGCCATGTGGAATGTGCGCCAACCGCTGCCTGCCTATGGTCAGCGCTTTATTGATTCCCTTGGGGACCATATTTGCAACGAGCAATATCAGGAAGAATTTTCACTTCAATCCGTACAATATGGGCATCTGCAGGTCATATAATCGTTTGATTTTTGCGTAAAACTGCAATCCATGCAGAATGCGCATGGTTTATACGTAAAAATATTCATTGGACGTGCTGGTCCAACTGACGCTACGCTGCTCATTGTTTAGGCAAGAAGGCTTGCTGCATCATTATTATGCAGTGCTAAGCACGGAGTAGGGTAGCGCACAATGAGCTTCATAAAAAATCTCAATCAGGAAAGCATCGTGCTGGCGATTACGGTGATTATGTTTGCGCTGGCGTCGTTGCTTCTGCCGGGTTTCTTCACGGCAAACAATCTGGTTGCCATTGTGCGCTCTGTTTCCGTATTGGGGATCCTTGCCCTTGGCATGGCCATGATCATTATCGGTCGTGGCATTGACCTTTCCATGGTGGCCATCATGGCCATGTCCGTTGCCTGCTATCTGCAAATGCTCAATTCGGGCATGGGCGAGGGCAGTGCGCTTGTTCTGGCTTTGGCTGGCGTGTTGGCCATCGGGCTGATCAATGGCGTTTTGGTGGCCTATGCCGATGTACCTGCTATTTTCGTAACGCTGGCCAGCTCATCTTTCGTTTTCGGTTTTGTGCGGTCCCAGCTGATCAATACCGATGCTGTCCCTGTGCCATCCGGGCACTGGGTCGAGATCCTCGGCGGTATGCGCTTTATGAGTATTCCGGTTGAGGTCTTCCTCTTTGCCGGTCTGGCCTTTGCCACCTTTTTGTTCCTGCGTTACAGCAAGTGGGGACGCTATGTCTATTATGCAGGCGACAACCCGGAAGCTGCGCGCAACTCTGGCATGCCGGTCCGTCCTATGATGGTGCTGCGTTATGTGATTTCCGCGCTCATTGCCTTCATCGCCGGTATTCTGACGGCCGCCAGCCTGCATTCCATCAACACCCGTATCGTTAACTCCAACCTGCTCTATGACATTGTGCTGATCACGGTCATTGGCGGTATTGGTCTTTCTGGCGGCAAAGGGGGCGTGCGCAACGTTTTGTTCGGCGCGGCCCTGATCGGCATCATGCTCAACGCCATGACGATCATCGATATTCCTCTGCTCTACCAGAATCTCATCAAGGCCGGCATCCTGCTGGGCGCCATCATCGTCGACGGTATTCTCAATCCGCGCGATGAACAGACGGCGCAGCAGGGAGACATTTAAAGCAAGCCCCGTAAAGATCCCGCAAGATCCCACTACACCCACAAAGTCCAGAACCAACAGTATCTATACCAATAAAAACCAAAAATCCGAGCAATCACAATCCTTTCCAACAGAGGGACAGACATGAACATCATCAAGACCCTTATGGCCGCGACTGCGGCGCTTACCATCAGCTCAGCCGCCCTTGTTACGCAGGCCGCTGCCGCCGGCGACCCTGCACCACAGATCTATGCAAAGGCCATGGAAGGCAAGCGTATCATGCTCGTGCCGATGGCCATGGGCTTCGACCTGGCTCAGGGCTGGGCCGCTATCCTGAAGCGTGAAGTGGACGCCTTTGGCGGCATCTTCGAAACCCGCGATCCCAACTGGAGCGTGGAAGCTGGCGCACAGGCCATCACCGAAGCCATTGCCTCAGAAAACAAGCCTGACGTTCTGATTGTCATGTCACCGGACATGAACTCCTATTCCAAGCTGATGAAGCGCGCCCAGAAGGCTGGCATCTATGTCATCCTCGTGGACAACCCGGCCAACTTCAAGGCTGATGCCTATGTTGGTAGTGATTGGACACAGCTTGGCCGTCTGGAAGCGGAAGCCGTTGTCAAAGGCTGTGGCCCGGATTCTTCCAAGAAGATTGGTCTGGTTCAGGGCGATCAGGTCAACGCAACCAGCCTGTTCCAATATGCAGGCATCATGGAAGTGCTCGCCAAATATCCTGAATTTGAAGTGGTCGCCAAGCCTGATTCCAACTGGGATGCCACCACCTCGCGTAACGTGACCACCACCATGTTGCAGCAGAATCCTGATATCTGCGGCATCATCGACTTCTGGGATGGGGATGCCTCTGGTGCAGCTGCGGCAATTCGCGATGCTGGCAAGCAGGACGATGTTTTCCTTGTCACCACGGGCGGTGGTGAGAAAACCGCGGACTGTGATCTCATTGAAGATGGCACCTACGGCGCCGTGGTCATGACGGACCTGGCTCAGGAAACCCACAATATGGTGGCGATCATCAAATATCTGCTCCAGAGCGGTCAGCCTGCAGGCACTTCAGCGCCGTATATCTACACGCTGCTGAAGGCAACCACCAAAGACAACCTCAAGGCTGACAGCTGCTGGGATCTTGCTGCACTTCAGGCAGAAGCTGCTGGCGAATAAAAGTCACGATCTGGTCTGGCAGCGCTTTAGGGGCGCTGCCAGCCTTAATCAGGCACGGGCAGGCTGCCCGTTCCACTCCGCCTCCTTGCCGGTGCTGATCGGCAGTCAAGCAGGTGGAATCTTTGTTTTTTCTATTCCCACTCCGTCTCTTTCTGGAATCCTCCCTTATGTGACGGATGGCTCAAGTCGTCGGAAAATTGATAGATGGCCTTTCGTGAAAGACTGCAAGCCTGGCGCTACAATACCATTCCCGATCATCTCATCGGGGAGATCCTGACCAAGCGTTGGACGGATAACGCCATTCCCTTCATTGCCCTGGTGATCACTGTGGCCGCCTTCGGATCTGCGATTCCGGGTTTCTTCAGGCCCTATTCCTTGCAGGAATCCACCCGGCAACTGGGTGAATTCTCTCTGGTTGTTACGGGGTTGTCGGTGGTCATGCTGGGGGGCGGCATCGACCTTTCGGTTGGCTCCATCTTCGCGCTGGCGACCTTTGCGTCTGTTGGGACTTTCTTCATTTTCGAAGCGCCGGTGTGGGGCTGTCTGTTGGCTGCCATCGCAACAGGCGTGGTCTGCGGCGCGATCAACGGCTATCTCATCGGCTTTCTGCGCCTGCGCGCTTTCCTAACCACGCTGGTGACTTTCATCATTGGCCGCGCCCTGTTTGATATACTTGTGGTGCAATATGGTGCCGCAACGCAGATGTCCTTCATGTCGTCCGACTTGTGGGACTTTATCGGTGATGGCACGCTGTTTGGCTTCTCGGTGCCGGTGTTGACGGCGATTGTCTTTGCGCTGATCACCCACATTGCACTCACCCGATCGAGGCCCGGTTGGCATGTGCAGGCAGTTGGTGGCTCTCGCCGCTCGGCGCATAATGCCGGTATCCGCGTGCGGCGCACTGTTTTCATGACCTATGTCTTTTCGGGCTTTTGTGCCGGTGTGTCCGGCTTCCTCATGGCAACACGCCTGTCGAGCGCGGGGCCGGGCACAGGCCACGGTCTAGAAATTCTGGCACTGACGGCTGCCGTTGTTGGCGGTAACTCCTTGGGGGGCGGTCGTGGCTCCGTGGTCAAGGGTATCATGGGCGCGATCATCGTGCTGGTGATGACCAACGGTCTAATCCGTCTTGGCTTCGGTACGGGCACCAACCAGATGGTGCTTGGCATCATGTTGGCACTGGCTGTAACCATCGATATCCGCTGGCTGAAAAACCGTCACAAGGTGCTCAACGAGGTCTATGTCGCACCGGTCTATCTCAAGATGGGCAAATCGGAATCCGCAGAACCCGGATCCGGCTCGGCCTATTCCCTCAATAACAAACTCTCCTCGGCCCAGCATATAGGGCTGGGCGAGTTGGAAGGGCCTGAGGATGTGATCCTTGACCGCGATGATCATCTTTATTGCGGTACACGCCATGGCGAGATCATCCGCTATTTTGCACCCGACTATAAACGGTCCGAAGTCTTTGCCCATGTCGGTGGCTTCCCGCTGGGGCTGGCCTTCGATAAGGATCAGAACCTTATCACCTGCGTTGGCGCCATGGGGCTCTACAAGATCTCTCCGGACCGCGAAGTTACGCGCCTTTCTGCCGAGACGCGCCGTTCTCTGACCTCCATCGTCGATGACGCCCGCATGCGTGATCCGAACGACCTCGACATCGCGCCCGATGGCAAGATCTATTTCACAGACTCCACCAAGCGCTACGATGCCCATGAATGGATGCTCGATTCTATTGAAAACCGTGGTACGGGGCGCCTACTGGTTTATGATCCCAAGGATGGCTCCACCAAGACGCTGCTTGATGGTTATCGCTACACCAACGGCGTATGCATGGCCCATGACGGCCAGTCGCTCTACTTCTCGGAAAGCTGGCGCAGTCGCATCCATCGTTATTGGATCGCAGGTCCCAAGGCGGGCACCGTGGAATGTGTCATCAAGGATATGCCGGGCTATACCGATAATATCAACCGTGCTTCCGATGGCACCTACTGGATGGCATGGCTCGGCATGCGCACACCCAGTTTTGACCTCTCACTGCGTCACCCGGACATGCGCAAGCGCATGACCCGTCGCCTGCCGCAGGATGACTGGTTGTTCCCGAACATCAACACTGGCGGTATCGTCAAATTCGATGACAGCGGCACAATCATCCAGACCATGGGTGATCTTACCGGTCAGAACCACCCGATGGTGACCTCGATGCGCGAGCATAAGGGCAAGCTCTTCATTGGCGGCATTCTGAACAACCGCATCGGCCTGTTTGATATTGAAGGCGCCGACCCGAATTGGACCGGCATGACGTCCTATTGGGGAGAAAAAGCATGATCCTCGATCCCATCCTCGATATTTTCCGCGGCAAGGCCGTCACCATTCCGCCCATGGATGGCGCTTTCCGCCCCAACACGGTGCTGGATGACGCCGAGATTGTCTCCCACCTTTCCGAGCCGGACAATCTGGCTGTGCTGAAAGGAGAGGTGATTGCCACCTCGGGCAATGCCATCTATGCCATAAACAAGGGCAACGAGCCCAAGGTGTTGCGGTCTTTCGAAGCACCGATCACGGCCCTCGCTGTTTCGCCCGACGATAAACTGGCGGTCGCGCTGGAAACTGGCCAGCTCTTTGTTGAAGGGGAGCCTGTCCATCTGCTCGAAGAGATTAAGGCAATCACCGCACTGGCCTATTCCTATGATGGCTCTCTCTGGCTGGCCAATGGCTCTTCGGAACATGCCTGCTCGGATTGGGCTGCCGACCTGATGAGCAAGAAAGCCTGCGGGTCTATCTGGGTGCGCCATACGCCCAGCGAGCCATTTGAAAAGGTCGCTGGCGGCTTGGCCTATCCCTATGGTCTGTGCCCCTTGAGTGGTGGCCGTGTGGTCTTCTCTGAATGCTGGAAGCATCGCGTGATGCAGATCGATGCAGACAAGAACCTATCCACGCTGATTGACCAGATTCCCGGATATCCCTCCCGCATCATGCCGACAGAGGATGGTGGCGCTATCCTATCCGTTTTTGCCCCGCGTAACCGTTTGGTGGAGTTGGTGCTGCAGGAAAAGCACTATCGCTATGACATGATGGAAAGCGTTCCCCGCGATTACTGGATCGCTCCGGCGCTCTATTCCAACCGCAGCTTCCTTGAGCCGCTGCAATGTGGTGGCATCCGCACCATGGGTGTTTACAAGGCTTGGGCTCCGGCTCGCTCCTACGGCATGGTCGTGCGGTTGGGCAAGGCCATGAACCCGATCACCAGCATGCACAGCCGTTCAAATGGCAACCGTCATGGTGTCTGCTGCGCCATCGAGCATGGAGGCGAGATCATCGTCGCTTCCAAGGGCGGTGATTTGCTGCTTGGCATCGAAGATACGAAAGCGGAGGGCTAAGGATATGGACCCCATCATTCGCATGGAAAAAATCACCAAGGCCTACCGCGGCGTCCCTGCCATCAAGGACGTGGATTTCGAGCTGCACAAGGGCGAAGTGCACGCGCTTCTTGGTGAGAACGGCGCTGGCAAATCCACCCTTACCAAGATGATGGCGGGCGTGGTCGAGCCAACCAATGGCAAGATGTTCCATCATGGCAAGGAGACGGTCTTTACCAACCCCAACGCGGCGCTCGAAGCGGGCATTGCCATGGTGTTTCAGGAAACCAGCCTTGTTCCATCCATGACGGTGGCGCAGAATCTTTATCTGGGTTCTGAAAGCTTTCTCAATCGCCTACGTGGCACCTTCATTTCGGCCCAGCAGTTCTTGCAATCGCTCAACTTCTCGGTAGACCCTACCGCGCTGGTCGCTACTCTTGGTGCCGCCAAGCGGCAGATGGTCGAGATTGCCCGTGCGGTGCATCACAAGGCCGAAGTCATCATTTTCGATGAGCCGACCGCTACCCTGACACCGGAAGAAAAGCGCCATTTCTTCGCGCTCATCGAGCGGCTCAAAAAGAGCGGCGTGTCAATTATCTTCATCAGCCATGCGCTTGAGGAAGCGTTGCAGATTTCCGATCGCATCACCATCCTGCGCGATGGCGAATTGGTGGCCAGTGACAAGACCGAGAATTTCACTCGCGACACGGTGATTGCCGCCATGGTCGGCCGTACCCTTTCGGGAGAGCTTTATCGCGATCGTGGCGAAAGCGGCGTACGCAAGGCGGGCAAGAAGGTGCTCTCCGTGCAGGATATTTCTATGGGCGCCATGGTTCGCAACAACTCTTTCTCCGTTTTTGCTGGTCAGATCACTGGCGTTTTCGGCCTCATCGGGTCTGGTCGGACCGAGACCTTCAAGATCATTTCCGGCATCTACAAGCGCGACTTCCTGCGCGGCGGAACCGTGGTGCTCAACGAAAAGCCAACCCGCTATTATGTGCCGCGTGAAGCGGTCAATGACGGTATTGTCTATGTCACCGAAGACCGCAAGAGCGAAGGCTTTTTTGAGACCATGTCAATTGCCGAGAATATCTATGCCGGGCTCATCGCTGCCGGTCATGACAAGGCTTGGTATATCAGCAAGAACGAAATGAGCGATGTAGCGGCCGCCTGGTCCAAAAAGCTGAACATCAAGGCCATCAATGACAATGCCCGCGTGGTCGAACTTTCCGGTGGTAACCAGCAGAAGGTGGTCATCGGCAAAGGGCTGGTGCAGGAGCCCAAGCTGGTGATCTTCGATGAGCCCACCCGCGGAGTGGATGTGGGCGCGATCGCCGAGATCCATCAGATCATCAACGGCTTGGCCGATCAGGGGTTGGCGGTGGTGGTGATTTCCTCCTACCTGCCAGAGATCATGAATCTCTCAGACCGAATTCTCGTCTGTCGACAGGGGCGCATCGTGGAGGAGTTCTCACCCGCCGAGGCAACCGAGGAAAAAATCATGTATGCGGCGGTCCATTAATGGACCTGCCAACCTTTTGAGGGAGAAAGACAATGGCATCCGAGCGCGCAATGTGGACCTACTACAAGGGCGATTGGCATGAGGGAGATGTGCGCATTCTGGGCGCGGCTTCACATGCTACATGGCTCGGATCTTTGGTGTTTGACGGCGCGCGCCTGTTTGAAGGCGTTTCGCCGGATCTGGATCTTCATTGCCAACGGATCAATCGCTCTGCTGAAGCCCTGATGCTGGAACCGACCTTTACGGGTGAAGAAGTCGAAGGGCTTGCCAAAGACGGCATCAAGAAATTCGCTCCCGATACCGATGTCTATATCCGACCGATGTATTGGGCAGAGGAGAGCGATATAGGTACGTTGCCTCCGCTGGGCTCATCGACTGATTTTGCCCTTTGTCTTGAAGAAATTCCGATGGTGGAGCCTTCAGGCTTTTCCATTACCACCACCCAGTTTCGCCGCCCGACCATTGCCGTTGCGCCAACCAATGCCAAAGCGGCCTGCCTTTATGCCAACAATGCCCGCATGGTGCGTGAGGCCCAGAAAAAAGGCTTCGACAATGCATTGGTAACCGATTGCGCGGGCAATGTTGCGGAGCTGGCCACCGCCAACGTTTTCATGGTGCGCGGCGGGGAGGTCTTTACCTCGATCCCCAATGGCACCTTCGTTGCCGGCATCACGCGCAAGCGCGTCTTGGGGCTGTTGCGCGACGCGGGCTACACCGTGAATGAAATAACGCTGACTGTTCAGGATTTCATGGAAGCGGACGAAATCTTTTCTACCGGGAATATCTCCAAGGTTATCCCGGTATCTCGCATTGAAGACCGGGAACTCGCATACGGGCCAATCACCAAGAAGGCTCGTTCACTCTATATGGAATGGGCACACGCCTAGGAGGATACCACAATGGCAACTGTCAAACTGCTCACCGATGAAGAAGCCGAAAAGATCCCGGCCGTGAAGGAAGTCTTTGACGAAATTCGAGACCTGCGCAAAACCGACTTCATCAACAATTTCTGGCGTGCGCTGGGAGCGGCTGATCCGGCCTTGCTCAAGCGCACATGGGAAGGGCTCAAGGCTGTCATGATGACGCCGGGGAACATCGATTCGATGACCCGCGAGATGATCTATATCGCCGTTTCGGCAGCCAACTCCTGTTCCTATTGCCTGCATTCGCACACGGCGCAGGCTCG contains the following coding sequences:
- a CDS encoding LysR family transcriptional regulator, translating into MDIRNYTSFVAVAELMNFTKAAERLNITQSALSRQVKALEDYLGVKLFEKSGRNIRFTPQGEALLAKINNVLVADRELRTFADDLTEGESGLLKIGACSQLIERYMPSFLKKWTEDNPDIEIRLEDGGGPELASKLVDGVFHLTISAEPSAPIEVLESRPLGQLGFLAVGGAEFLGNEADLIEIEELLSLPILTLNKKHVSREVFDAACRVSGTVPRVVLESNSPHTLLAMSIGGNGVAVVPSSTQPQGPKLRSRPIALKGEPITFGICAMWNVRQPLPAYGQRFIDSLGDHICNEQYQEEFSLQSVQYGHLQVI
- a CDS encoding ABC transporter permease, translating into MSFIKNLNQESIVLAITVIMFALASLLLPGFFTANNLVAIVRSVSVLGILALGMAMIIIGRGIDLSMVAIMAMSVACYLQMLNSGMGEGSALVLALAGVLAIGLINGVLVAYADVPAIFVTLASSSFVFGFVRSQLINTDAVPVPSGHWVEILGGMRFMSIPVEVFLFAGLAFATFLFLRYSKWGRYVYYAGDNPEAARNSGMPVRPMMVLRYVISALIAFIAGILTAASLHSINTRIVNSNLLYDIVLITVIGGIGLSGGKGGVRNVLFGAALIGIMLNAMTIIDIPLLYQNLIKAGILLGAIIVDGILNPRDEQTAQQGDI
- a CDS encoding sugar ABC transporter substrate-binding protein; this translates as MNIIKTLMAATAALTISSAALVTQAAAAGDPAPQIYAKAMEGKRIMLVPMAMGFDLAQGWAAILKREVDAFGGIFETRDPNWSVEAGAQAITEAIASENKPDVLIVMSPDMNSYSKLMKRAQKAGIYVILVDNPANFKADAYVGSDWTQLGRLEAEAVVKGCGPDSSKKIGLVQGDQVNATSLFQYAGIMEVLAKYPEFEVVAKPDSNWDATTSRNVTTTMLQQNPDICGIIDFWDGDASGAAAAIRDAGKQDDVFLVTTGGGEKTADCDLIEDGTYGAVVMTDLAQETHNMVAIIKYLLQSGQPAGTSAPYIYTLLKATTKDNLKADSCWDLAALQAEAAGE
- a CDS encoding SMP-30/gluconolactonase/LRE family protein; the protein is MAFRERLQAWRYNTIPDHLIGEILTKRWTDNAIPFIALVITVAAFGSAIPGFFRPYSLQESTRQLGEFSLVVTGLSVVMLGGGIDLSVGSIFALATFASVGTFFIFEAPVWGCLLAAIATGVVCGAINGYLIGFLRLRAFLTTLVTFIIGRALFDILVVQYGAATQMSFMSSDLWDFIGDGTLFGFSVPVLTAIVFALITHIALTRSRPGWHVQAVGGSRRSAHNAGIRVRRTVFMTYVFSGFCAGVSGFLMATRLSSAGPGTGHGLEILALTAAVVGGNSLGGGRGSVVKGIMGAIIVLVMTNGLIRLGFGTGTNQMVLGIMLALAVTIDIRWLKNRHKVLNEVYVAPVYLKMGKSESAEPGSGSAYSLNNKLSSAQHIGLGELEGPEDVILDRDDHLYCGTRHGEIIRYFAPDYKRSEVFAHVGGFPLGLAFDKDQNLITCVGAMGLYKISPDREVTRLSAETRRSLTSIVDDARMRDPNDLDIAPDGKIYFTDSTKRYDAHEWMLDSIENRGTGRLLVYDPKDGSTKTLLDGYRYTNGVCMAHDGQSLYFSESWRSRIHRYWIAGPKAGTVECVIKDMPGYTDNINRASDGTYWMAWLGMRTPSFDLSLRHPDMRKRMTRRLPQDDWLFPNINTGGIVKFDDSGTIIQTMGDLTGQNHPMVTSMREHKGKLFIGGILNNRIGLFDIEGADPNWTGMTSYWGEKA
- a CDS encoding sugar ABC transporter ATP-binding protein, with product MDPIIRMEKITKAYRGVPAIKDVDFELHKGEVHALLGENGAGKSTLTKMMAGVVEPTNGKMFHHGKETVFTNPNAALEAGIAMVFQETSLVPSMTVAQNLYLGSESFLNRLRGTFISAQQFLQSLNFSVDPTALVATLGAAKRQMVEIARAVHHKAEVIIFDEPTATLTPEEKRHFFALIERLKKSGVSIIFISHALEEALQISDRITILRDGELVASDKTENFTRDTVIAAMVGRTLSGELYRDRGESGVRKAGKKVLSVQDISMGAMVRNNSFSVFAGQITGVFGLIGSGRTETFKIISGIYKRDFLRGGTVVLNEKPTRYYVPREAVNDGIVYVTEDRKSEGFFETMSIAENIYAGLIAAGHDKAWYISKNEMSDVAAAWSKKLNIKAINDNARVVELSGGNQQKVVIGKGLVQEPKLVIFDEPTRGVDVGAIAEIHQIINGLADQGLAVVVISSYLPEIMNLSDRILVCRQGRIVEEFSPAEATEEKIMYAAVH
- a CDS encoding branched-chain amino acid aminotransferase, with translation MASERAMWTYYKGDWHEGDVRILGAASHATWLGSLVFDGARLFEGVSPDLDLHCQRINRSAEALMLEPTFTGEEVEGLAKDGIKKFAPDTDVYIRPMYWAEESDIGTLPPLGSSTDFALCLEEIPMVEPSGFSITTTQFRRPTIAVAPTNAKAACLYANNARMVREAQKKGFDNALVTDCAGNVAELATANVFMVRGGEVFTSIPNGTFVAGITRKRVLGLLRDAGYTVNEITLTVQDFMEADEIFSTGNISKVIPVSRIEDRELAYGPITKKARSLYMEWAHA
- a CDS encoding carboxymuconolactone decarboxylase family protein — protein: MATVKLLTDEEAEKIPAVKEVFDEIRDLRKTDFINNFWRALGAADPALLKRTWEGLKAVMMTPGNIDSMTREMIYIAVSAANSCSYCLHSHTAQARAKGMTDDTYAELLSIVGLAAQTNHLVTAMQVPVDPEFLA